DNA from Methanobrevibacter sp. TMH8:
TTTACATAAATTTAATAATGATGATAACTAATATTTTATTATAATAATTGATTAATGTATAGTAACAGTATTTACATAGTTATTTGTATTGATAATTTTAAGATTAAAAAATTCTTATTTTATTACTATACCTTGATTTAAGAGGATATGTTAATCAAATAGTAAAATTATTTATTGGTTAAATGTTGAATTTGACTATTACTAAATTTATTAGTATATATCATAACATTAAATTATTACAAACAATTTATTAAAAATTTAATAAAAAAATTTAAAATAAGGTTTAAAATAAAATATAAGATTTAAAATAATATTTTTAAAATAATATTTATATAATTTTTAAGGAGAATATAATGAAAATAGGAATGTCTCATGGTGCTGGTGGAGAAGTTATGGGAAAACTTATCTCTGAAACCATTCTTAATAATTTATCAAAAAAGTCTGTAAATGGAGGAATAGGATTAGATGCTCTTGATGATGGAGCTACAATTCCTTTAGGCGATCAAGAAATTGTTGTTACCACTGATGGTCATACAATCAACCCACTTTTCTTTCCAGGTGGTGATATTGGAAGAATATCTGCAGCTGGAACTATAAATGATATAGCTGTTATGGGAGCTAAACCTTTAGCTATAACAAATGCAATGATTATTAGAGAAGGATTCTCTATCGAAGATCTTGATAAAATAATTAAATCTATGGATGAAACTTGTAGGGAAGCTGATGTTGGAGTCATTGCTGGAGATACTAAAGTAATGGAACAAGACAAGATTGATGAAATGGTTGTTGTTACTACTGGTATTGGGGTTGTTGAAAAAGGAAAAGCTGTTCGTGATTCTGGTTTAAATGTTGGAGATAAAATAATACTAACTGGAAGTATTGGAGATCATGGAATGTCTTTAATGTCTTTTAGAGAAGGTTTTGGTTTTGAAACAGACCTTAAATCTGATGTTGCTCCTGTTTGGGGTATGGTAGAGAAAGCTCTTGAAGTTGGAGGAGTAACTGCAATG
Protein-coding regions in this window:
- the hypE gene encoding hydrogenase expression/formation protein HypE, whose protein sequence is MKIGMSHGAGGEVMGKLISETILNNLSKKSVNGGIGLDALDDGATIPLGDQEIVVTTDGHTINPLFFPGGDIGRISAAGTINDIAVMGAKPLAITNAMIIREGFSIEDLDKIIKSMDETCREADVGVIAGDTKVMEQDKIDEMVVVTTGIGVVEKGKAVRDSGLNVGDKIILTGSIGDHGMSLMSFREGFGFETDLKSDVAPVWGMVEKALEVGGVTAMKDPTRGGLANAINEMATKSNVSVLLQDEAIPVKQQVKAVSDMLGIDPYEVANEGKIVMGVKSDLAEETLEAISKDKYGKDAAIVGEVINSDNNHVLIETAVGGQRILESPIADPVPRVC